Within Salvia splendens isolate huo1 chromosome 21, SspV2, whole genome shotgun sequence, the genomic segment aaatttatgataattCAATTTCTAATAGTAATCCCCCAAACACCCCCTATTCTATTTCAGTTCAAATCTTGAATTTAGTAATCTTTGATTGGTAATTTCAAATATTCGATATAAGTAATGCCAAGAAAACATTTCATCTTAATTTAAGATTGTCCTCTCCCAACTACTTCAAGGGACACCAATTCAACCTCCTAAAATATGTCTGGATTGTTggtcatcccaaaagtaatTTCTCATACTTCTCTATCACGTGATAGGAAATATACATTGTTTACTATGGACATGACATAAATTTGTTGAGATCGATTGATAGTCAGTTCGGTTGTATTGTATACTCCTAACCAGAGATTATGTTTATTCTTATCTCTTCTTTGGTTGTCCTTTTTCTCGAAAACCCAGTTCACGGCCTGTCTCTATAGTGTCAAGATTACTTTATCTTACCATACACGTCCGTATCTCAGACTAGAGAGTTGTTAATAAAAGATGGGAAGTAATTTGACCCATGATGGTGTGTATATAGGATGATGGGTAatgatttgagagagagaagaggagtAAGTGTGAGGATATGAAATTGAGAAAGGTAAGGAATGCAAAATGCTTAGGAATCACGCCATCACCATTTTGTTTCCCCACCCAAACCATGTGAACTATCTTTGTTAGCTTGTGGCGTGCACCCCCTTATTATCTCATTACCTTTTGCTTTTCAACGCCCTCCCATTTTTCTGCCTAATTAATCAtctttttctctacatttcaatcttaatactactattacttCCATTTCAAATCACAACACTTGATTACAATATCATACTCCATCTTCGAATTAGTATCTATATAGGTAGGGCTACAGCTACTAGGAGTGGGCCCACAAAGCAAGCAGCAGAAGTCACACCTTTCTCTATTTAATGTGCATGTTTTTCCAAAATGAATTGCATATATTTGCGgatattgaaattaaaaaagaacCCCAAATAACGCAATTAAGGCCTTGATTGGAAttacattaaaacataaaacTTTAAAGTCTCTCTTAATCAGTTACATTGCCATGTAACCTACCTCACCAAACCATGGGTCCATAAAAAGAATATACACTAATCAAACCGGGACTAGTTAACCCGAACCGGGTTCTTGAAATCCTACCTTAATCCTTAAAACTGATTTTTTTCCTTTCCTATCTTCAAAAATTGGGAGCAGGCTGAGCCGGGCCCGCAGGCTCGGTCTCCGACTCCTTTTTGCGCCGCATCTCGAGAACTTTCCGGTGGTTGTTTGAGTGCATCTCGACCGAGAACGTCGGGCTGCATGCGGGCCGGTACTCCGGCAGGAGCCGGCCCGACTTGTACCTCACCCCACAGGCATTGCAAAGAGTCTTCGACCCGAGCGGGCCGGCCCGCCACTGCGGAGTCTTGGTAACGCCGCAATGGCTGCACCTCCTTGGctgggcggcggcggcgccgccGTCGGCCGGTTTCTTCCTCTGCTTCTTAACGGCTAGCTTGCCTAAAAAGGACTCGCCGGTCTGGCTCTGGACCACCCACGGGTAGTTGGGAGGCGAAAACGACGTCGTCGAGGAggacgaggacgaggaggacGTCGAGGACTCGGTGAATGAAGGCGACAAAACGGGCCAAATGCGAACCCCAGTTCGGGCCCTCTTGGTTCGGGCCTTGGTTTGTACTGGAGTGCTGAAACAGAGCTGTTCGCCGGCGGCGGACTCTTTCTCCGCCGGCTTCGGCGGCAGTTTTCCGGTGAGTGAGTAGTCGGAAAATGAGTCCTCCACAAAATGAGACAGCCATTCCAAGCTCTCCAACCCCTCCACCTGCAAAAAGACTCCATCTTTTTCAGTTTCATTTTTCAAGAAACgtttttttcccaaaattaaaccgaaaaattgaaactttcaCTCACGGGAAGGCTCAATTCACTCTCCGGGAGAGACCCAAAATCGCCGTTGGTCGAAACGGGGCTATTTTCCGGCGCCGGCGTCAGCTTCTCTTCCAAAACAGAGGAGGCAGTCTTGCTCTGGTCCTGTTCCTTCTCCTCCGGTTCTTCCAGTTGCTGCTGCTCCTCCTTCATTTCTTCAAATTCGTTAGAGAAGTCGAGGAGCTCGTCGACGAACAAGTCGTCGGCGGCGAAGGCGGCGGTTTTCAGCATCTCTGGTGCAAAGGCGTCTATGAAAGCGCACACCATTTCCTACAAACATAAATACAGAAGCAAATTAAGCTAATTTAAACACGAAATTTGTtggggaaaaggaaaaggaggagGAAAAAGGCACCTGGAGACGAGGCGAAGGAGGGTAGAGGAGAACAGGGGATAAAGAGGAAGGGGAAAAAGGCTCGAGTGTGTAGAGAAAAGGGTGGTGGTGAGTTCGGTAAAGCATTGaatgagagagaattgaagacAGAGAAAAATAGGGTAAAAGTGTCACACACCTATACGATATcttaaaattaacaaaaactaataattaaaaCGAGCCATTTCTACTTTCAAAAATACCTCAGTCATAATCATGAAAATCCGAGTAGAAAATGTGGAATAACTGCAAACTCCCTTCTTATCTAAAGAATATTCGCTTTCAATTTGAcataagttttaatataaaattagttatTAGTTGAGAAATGGTTCCACCTTATTACAGAGAGaaaaaactttttaaaattagaaaatatatatttttatggaacgaactaaaaagaaaagagtgtatATTCTTATAGGACGGAGGGGTATTTATTAAAGAGAAAATAGTGTTGTTTCTCTGATTTATTACCTTTTTATTGTTTGTTTCTAACTTTTCTGTGGATTGTGAGATTCTCACTGTTGcagtaatttttattatcatgtttgtaaattgtaatgtctCTCGTTTTAATTGTTTGGTAGTTTTCATCTTTGAGATTGTGgagatttaattttttcttactGTTTAAGAAATGTGGTAGATTGGAATTACGGTTTCAGTTGCTGAATTAATGCCTTTTTTCGACGTAAGAAAAATTGAATATTACTATTACCGATATTTGAAAGCAAAGATGTCGATATATATAAATGACATAATCTCACCCCTTCGATGGGCAATATGTGGAATTTGGAATTTTCCCGCTCTTCGTCTTTTAACTTAAATCCAATTTCCCACATTGATTTATCATATGGAGATAACCAATAACAAATTATACAAAAATTACCCAAAATTTCCTCTCCACGGCCTAATCAATCTGAGTGATTATTAACTAGGTGGAGTTGTTGTGACAGCTAAAAAGTTGATGCAAAATTAACTTTAATTATAGTAGTAACTGTTTTCCTACACGAATTTGATTTCATTAATGGACATGTGATTTAATCTTGCCTATCTTagggtgcattatgtgtataaTTCAAACACAATTAAGTATCACATCACTGTTGTGCCACATGATTTTCAACTTTCatttgaattatatgatgcattgGAGTTTGTTATAGAGCTTTTTTGAATGTGTACACTGCCAAGAATTTATGGTTAATCAAGGCATACAGGTACAAAGAAGTAGAAAAATAAAGTCAGCAACCTAATTCAAGAGAGTATATAATAAATTTGTTGGTAAATTCATGAGGCCTGGGCTTATAATGCAATAGCATGTTATTTCTTTATTGCATTGGAATTTGTATGTAGACAATTTCAGCATAAAATTTAAACTCACAAATTGAACCGAACAAATCGTTGCAAATTGAGAATtcgaataatttttttaatcatctCGACATCATAACTAAGCTATTTGGGTAGGTCAGGTAATGTAAGAAATAGATAGAAAAAAAGTGAATGAAATGTTATTAGTGGcaaatgagtctcacctcattacaaagaattttttttaaaaaccgAAAATTTCTAATTATAAAGAACAGACCaaagaaaatagtttctatttttaaataaagAATATATTATGAAGTACAAGTATCATATCTACATCCATAAGTGAACTAAATATAATAAGGGCATTATATTCTATTATCCTATCTAAACAATCAATTATTTAGGAATTTTTGGTTTAActgaattaattaaagaaaatagcTAAAGGCTTGGAAGAGTATCGTAGTCATGAGGATGGAACCTAGTGCTTTGATTTCAATATGTTCTATCATTACTCAAGTTCTAATGGCAGTCAAAAGGATGAATCCTAGAGCTTTGATTTCAATAACTATTATGTTCGATCATTACTCAAGCTCTActaagggcatcagcagtgggggaattcggtataccttaccgaaaccatcataccgtataccttaccgtaaatacggtatgcgaaaaaaatcatacctttaccttaccaaagttttcggtataccttattttcggtatgacgaatttccataccgataccgtacctcattttcggtataccttaccgaagttcggtatacctgactttcaacatcaattaaaatagaaaattagagttttagaatattatttatattttataattttaaaaataaattaaatataatttattcataattatatttatatttcacaatagattttataatttaaaaatatataaaatatattttatatataattgtgtttatatttttgtggtatataccttagtttacggtatataccttaatttacggtatataccgaatttcggtatgcacCGGTATATCGCGGTATTTGAAAATCCATACCGCTACCTTACCGAAATTATTCGGTAAGGTattataccgtaccgaaagtcacggtataccaaaaattcggtattttcgatatttttttcggtacgataaggccggtatttcggtatttcggtatttttccccagccctaagtggggcgccctaaggcgcgccacgtcatcggttttatcctcctacctccccacctgcagtgggggcgccctatggcgcgccacatcatcatttttttaatatttacaaaatacatacgaatttaaaaaaactaataaattaaaatacgaatttcaaaaacttcatttcatttaataaaaattaatatattacaatgcgaattaaaaaaacgcaaactcagcgacggcggttacgagcccacacttcttcaatcatgtcgctcatgagctgcgcatgatcctgttggttgcgcatcgAGGCcagtctagatagaacctcattgaagcctaacggtaaccctctatcagGTGTCTCGATCGACGTGTcagacgagctagatgcacggtcatcttcattccaatcggtgatgcttccgccttcattctcgactatcatgttgtgcatgattatgcacgcatatatgacatcgacgatgacttccttgtaccaggaacgagccggccctttcacaattgcccaccgtgattggagcacaccaaatgcccgctcgacatccttccgcgccgactcctgcttttgcgcaaataaaaccctcttctcaccaattgggcagctgatcgtctttaggaaaactggccaccgtgggtagatgccatcggccaagtagtaccccatatggtattggcgtctgttggcagtgaactcaatggccgggccgttgccgttacattgctcggtgaagagggtggacaagttgaggacgttaatgtcgttgttcgacctggctacgccgaagtaagcatgccagatccagagtcgatggtcagcgacggcttcgaggatcatcgtcgggtggctgcccttgtatccacttgtgaattggcctctccacgccgtcggacaattcttccactgccagtgcatacagtcgatgctcccgagcatcccaggaaacccaTGCGCCGTCttgtgcatctgcatcagaccctggcaatcagtggcagtcggcttgcgcaaatatgtgttgccataggcctctactatcccccgacaaaagcgcttcagacactcgcggcctgtagaatccccgcagtggaggtactcgtcaaaaaggtccgccgtggtgccaatgctaactgacgaatagcagtcgtgcacttttgcaatggtgtaaggccgggtttgccgatgccgtcctcccgaaacgtgaagtattcatcacgtgaagacaatgtccgaacaatgctgagaaaaaggtaccgcgacattctaaaccggcggtggaaaacagtcgggccccatcgtggttgatcggcaaaatagtcttcaaccagacgtctgtgagcttccgggtggtcgcgtcggacatacgtcctatgtcgaataggccaatggacttgctcagccgccgctgccacctcctcctcctcgcgctgcattgccgcatagcatgccgccatggcctcttcaacagctgcatctaatgcttctgaCGTTGAACTACcggactcagacgaactagaactattggtgtcgtagccgagattcattttggttggatattgagagagaatatgtaaagagatagtcgatatattcgtatgtacaaatgaatgagaaacgagatttaaatagaaaataaaaaatgcgtGCCATTcaccgcgaccatcgtccgcgtagcccacagtggggcggacgatggcgcggacgattgcctatcgtccgcggccatcgtccgcgtaggccgcaatggggcggacgatggacatcgtccgcgctatactccgcgcccttagtatagggcgcgacgatcgtccgtgGCCTATGTCACggggcggacgatgcgcgccatcaggcgtgctatcgtccgccccattgcggatggcctaagacAATCACTTGACTGGACTAAACCTTCGCCTAAGTCACATAAGTTTCAGATTGTTTACTACTAACCAAGGTAATCGCCAAACTATATATAGCTCCAAAAGATTTCTTAAGATAAAAGCCCTCATGTTAAATCTCAAGCCTTTGAATAAAACTGACTTATCAGTTACTCAATAAGAGacgtaatcaaatgcaaactctatattgTACAAATTTCAAACTATGATGTGGatcgttagaaaatatcaacagataacaaaataacagcaacaaaaatgttaacacaatgtcaacggttgatgctgtgttgacaatgtattgacattttttgttgcggTTATTTTGTCATATGTTAACATTTTCTAATAgtccaaatcatagtttgtagtttgtacaatatatcgagtttgcattttatcgtTTTAAGGGATATTTacatttttctcttcttttttattcttttgCCTCACAAACTACAAGAATGGACCAAACTACCTAACGAAAAATTTGACGAGGCATgcaacttttcattttaggggattttttcattttccctattttttttctcttcttttatttccctttttctttttctttttcttttccctcACAATACAATAATTGGCAAGTTACGgaaaaaaaatcagtttttaattcttttttaatcACAAAATAGAAGAAT encodes:
- the LOC121783259 gene encoding GATA transcription factor 5-like; the protein is MLYRTHHHPFLYTLEPFSPSSLSPVLLYPPSPRLQEMVCAFIDAFAPEMLKTAAFAADDLFVDELLDFSNEFEEMKEEQQQLEEPEEKEQDQSKTASSVLEEKLTPAPENSPVSTNGDFGSLPESELSLPVEGLESLEWLSHFVEDSFSDYSLTGKLPPKPAEKESAAGEQLCFSTPVQTKARTKRARTGVRIWPVLSPSFTESSTSSSSSSSSTTSFSPPNYPWVVQSQTGESFLGKLAVKKQRKKPADGGAAAAQPRRCSHCGVTKTPQWRAGPLGSKTLCNACGVRYKSGRLLPEYRPACSPTFSVEMHSNNHRKVLEMRRKKESETEPAGPAQPAPNF